The Cydia splendana chromosome Z, ilCydSple1.2, whole genome shotgun sequence genome window below encodes:
- the LOC134805092 gene encoding uncharacterized protein LOC134805092, translating into MSRFGRARRTRVYDCNYDKGESYYRPVLDRLDGKIAPSASDHADRDRIRADVEHRIKHAMDGVGAEMARDELFDVRGARATRGRPLPPAFEEDDLADDITESLKRIRAGKKQSRFAEDIDFENSVSNLENRMRISDKILETVGIGQSEVSGARRALQDNEERTEKRIARRLNEENSLTKWTALKDDESAAAQRAKASRARLSDLEDEMSELTERSAAREKRAARLRALVAESDVDDSAVASTKISIREQREKKQVTF; encoded by the exons ATGAGCCGATTTGGTCGAGCCCGGCGCACTCGCGTGTACGACTGTAACTACGACAAGGGCGAGAGCTACTACCGGCCAGTGCTGGACCGGCTGGACGGCAAGATCGCGCCCAGCGCGTCCGACCACGCCGACCGCGACCGCATCCGCGCGGACGTCGAGCATCGCATCAAGCACGCGATGGACGGCGTGGGCGCGGAGATGGCGAGAGACGAGCTGTTCGACGTGAGGGGGGCGCGCGCCACGCGTGGCAGGCCGCTCCCTCCGGCTTTCGAAGAAGATGACCTGGCTGACGAT atcACAGAATCACTTAAGCGAATCCGCGCCGGAAAGAAACAGTCTCGCTTCGCTGAGGATATCGACTTCGAAAACTCAGTATCAAATCTGGAAAACCGCATGAGGATCTCTGATAAAATTTTGGAGACAGTTGGCATCGGCCAGTCCGAAGTTAGTGGAGCGAGACGTGCTCTGCAAGACAATGAGGAACGCACAGAGAAACGCATCGCTCGCAGATTGAACGAGGAGAACTCGCTGACAAAGTGGACCGCTTTGAAAGACGACGAGAGTGCCGCAGCACAGCGCGCGAAAGCGAGCCGCGCGCGCCTCTCCGACTTGGAGGACGAGATGTCAGAGCTGACAGAGCGCAGCGCTGCGCGTGAGAAGCGCGCAGCGCGCCTGCGCGCCCTCGTGGCCGAGTCCGACGTTGACGATTCCGCCGTAGCCTCCACCAAGATATCCATCAGGGAACAGAGGGAAAAGAAACAAGTCACTTTCTAA